In Chromobacterium rhizoryzae, one genomic interval encodes:
- the tgt gene encoding tRNA guanosine(34) transglycosylase Tgt: MLKFTVHKTSGGARRGTLELNHGTVETPVFQPVGTYGSVKAMSPVELNDIGAQIILGNTFHLWLRPGLEIVEQFGGLHEFIGWDKPILTDSGGFQVFSLSDMRKLTEEGCTFQSPINGDKLFLSPEISMKIQTVLNSDIVMQLDECTPGQVDHATAQKSLQMSLRWAERSRRAFDDLKNPNALFGIVQGNLYTDLRQESLEGLMQVGFDGIAIGGLSVGEPKPEMYRMLTELKDMLPAEKPHYLMGVGTPEDLVHGVANGVDMFDCVMPTRNARNGWIFTQWGDVKIKNARYKDDKKPLDEECECYACRNFSRAYLHHLHRVGEILGARLNTIHNLHYYQELMRQMRRAIEEDRFEDFRLEFAAKRARGVN; this comes from the coding sequence ATGCTGAAGTTTACCGTACATAAAACCTCCGGCGGCGCGCGGCGCGGCACGCTGGAGCTGAACCACGGCACCGTGGAGACGCCGGTGTTCCAGCCGGTGGGCACTTACGGCTCGGTCAAGGCGATGAGCCCGGTCGAGCTGAACGACATCGGCGCCCAGATCATTCTGGGCAACACTTTCCACCTGTGGCTGCGCCCGGGCCTGGAGATCGTCGAACAGTTCGGCGGCCTGCACGAGTTCATCGGCTGGGACAAACCCATCCTCACCGATTCCGGCGGCTTCCAGGTGTTCAGCCTGTCCGATATGCGCAAGCTGACCGAGGAAGGCTGCACCTTCCAAAGCCCGATCAACGGCGACAAGCTGTTCCTGAGCCCGGAAATCTCGATGAAGATCCAGACCGTGCTCAACTCCGACATCGTGATGCAGCTGGACGAGTGCACGCCGGGCCAGGTGGATCACGCCACCGCGCAGAAGTCGCTGCAGATGAGCTTGCGCTGGGCAGAGCGCTCGCGCCGCGCCTTCGACGATCTGAAAAACCCCAATGCGCTGTTCGGCATCGTCCAGGGCAACCTTTATACCGATTTGCGCCAGGAATCGCTGGAAGGCCTGATGCAGGTCGGCTTCGACGGCATCGCCATCGGCGGCCTGTCGGTGGGCGAGCCCAAGCCTGAGATGTACCGGATGCTGACCGAGTTGAAGGACATGCTGCCGGCTGAGAAGCCGCATTATCTGATGGGCGTGGGCACGCCGGAGGATTTGGTGCACGGCGTGGCCAACGGCGTGGACATGTTCGATTGCGTGATGCCGACGCGCAACGCGCGCAACGGCTGGATCTTCACCCAGTGGGGCGACGTCAAGATCAAGAACGCGCGCTATAAGGACGACAAGAAGCCGCTGGACGAGGAATGCGAGTGCTACGCCTGCCGCAACTTCAGCCGCGCTTACCTGCATCATCTGCACCGCGTCGGCGAGATTCTGGGCGCCCGCCTCAACACCATACACAATCTGCATTATTACCAGGAGCTGATGCGCCAGATGCGCCGCGCCATCGAGGAAGACCGTTTCGAGGACTTCCGCCTGGAGTTCGCCGCCAAGCGCGCCCGCGGCGTCAACTGA
- the yajC gene encoding preprotein translocase subunit YajC produces MSFISPAFANTGAAVGGFDLMGFLPMIAIFVLFWFLMVRPQQKRMKEHQKMLSEIQKGDEVATQGGIVGRVAKIGEQFLTLEIANGVEITVQRGSVSAKLEKGTLKSL; encoded by the coding sequence ATGTCCTTTATCAGCCCCGCCTTCGCCAACACCGGCGCCGCAGTAGGAGGTTTCGACCTGATGGGCTTCCTGCCCATGATCGCCATCTTCGTGCTGTTCTGGTTCCTGATGGTGCGCCCGCAGCAGAAGCGCATGAAAGAGCATCAGAAGATGCTGTCGGAAATCCAGAAGGGCGATGAAGTCGCCACCCAGGGCGGCATCGTCGGCCGCGTGGCCAAGATCGGCGAACAGTTCCTGACTCTGGAAATCGCCAACGGCGTGGAAATCACCGTTCAGCGCGGCTCGGTTTCCGCCAAGCTGGAAAAAGGCACGCTGAAGTCGCTGTAA
- the thrS gene encoding threonine--tRNA ligase, whose product MPDIRLPDGSIRSFDKPVTVHEVAASIGAGLARAALAGRVDGALVDTSYAIDRNADLAIITDKDADGLSIIRHSTAHLLAYAVKELFPEAQVTIGPEIENGFYYDFAYKRPFTPEDLAAIEKKMAELAKKDIPVERYELPRDEAIAYFKSIGEAYKAEIIESIPQGEVLSLYREGEFTDLCRGPHVPSTGKLKVFKLMKVAGAYWRGDSKNEMLQRVYGTAWARKEDLDAYLYMLEEAEKRDHRKLGVQLDLFHLQDEAPGMVFWHPKGWQLWQSVEQYMREKLNREGYKEIRTPMMMDAHLWERSGHAANYRENMFITESEKRDYAVKPMNCPGHVQVFNSGLRSYRDLPLRYAEFGSCHRNEPSGALHGIMRVRGFVQDDGHIFCTEDQINQEAKDFHRLVMEVYERFGFDKVAIKLALRPEKRIGEESTWDKAEEGMREALRACGVEWEELPGEGAFYGPKIEYHIKDALGRSWQCGTLQLDFMLPERLDAEYVADDNSRKRPVMLHRAALGSLERFLGILIENHAGAFPLWLAPVQMVVMNITEAQAEYAANVAAKLREQGFRVDLDLRNEKIGYKIREHSLQKLPYQIIVGDKEKAGELVAVRSRGEDLGQLTLDALIARLKAEMPGA is encoded by the coding sequence ATGCCAGACATTCGCTTGCCGGACGGCTCGATCCGTTCGTTCGATAAACCGGTAACGGTTCATGAAGTGGCCGCATCCATCGGCGCAGGCTTGGCTCGCGCGGCGCTCGCCGGCCGCGTGGACGGCGCGCTGGTGGACACCTCTTACGCCATCGACCGCAATGCCGACCTGGCCATCATCACCGACAAGGACGCGGACGGCCTGTCCATCATCCGCCACTCCACCGCCCACTTGCTGGCCTATGCGGTAAAGGAGCTGTTCCCGGAAGCCCAGGTCACCATCGGGCCGGAGATCGAAAACGGCTTCTACTACGATTTCGCCTACAAGCGCCCGTTCACGCCGGAAGACCTGGCCGCCATTGAAAAGAAAATGGCCGAGCTGGCGAAGAAAGACATCCCGGTGGAGCGTTACGAGCTGCCGCGCGACGAAGCCATCGCCTACTTCAAGAGCATAGGCGAGGCCTATAAGGCCGAGATCATCGAATCCATCCCGCAGGGCGAAGTGCTGAGCCTGTACCGCGAGGGCGAATTCACCGACCTGTGCCGCGGCCCCCACGTGCCGTCCACCGGCAAGCTCAAGGTGTTCAAGCTGATGAAGGTGGCCGGCGCCTACTGGCGCGGCGACAGCAAGAATGAAATGCTGCAGCGCGTTTACGGCACCGCCTGGGCCAGGAAAGAAGACCTGGACGCCTATCTCTATATGTTGGAAGAGGCGGAAAAGCGCGACCATCGCAAGCTGGGCGTGCAACTGGACCTGTTCCACCTGCAGGACGAGGCGCCGGGCATGGTGTTCTGGCATCCCAAGGGCTGGCAGCTGTGGCAGAGCGTCGAGCAATACATGCGCGAGAAGCTGAACCGCGAAGGCTATAAGGAAATCCGCACCCCGATGATGATGGACGCCCATCTGTGGGAGCGTTCCGGCCACGCCGCCAACTACCGCGAGAACATGTTCATCACTGAATCGGAAAAGCGCGACTACGCGGTCAAGCCGATGAACTGCCCGGGCCATGTGCAGGTGTTCAATAGCGGTCTGCGTTCTTATCGCGATCTGCCGCTGCGCTACGCCGAGTTCGGCTCCTGCCACCGCAACGAGCCGTCCGGCGCGCTGCACGGCATCATGCGCGTGCGCGGCTTCGTGCAGGACGACGGCCACATCTTCTGTACCGAAGACCAGATCAACCAGGAGGCCAAGGATTTCCATCGCCTGGTGATGGAAGTGTACGAGCGCTTCGGCTTCGACAAGGTGGCGATCAAGCTGGCGCTGCGTCCGGAAAAACGCATCGGCGAAGAATCCACCTGGGACAAGGCGGAAGAAGGCATGCGCGAAGCGCTGCGCGCCTGCGGCGTGGAGTGGGAAGAGCTGCCGGGCGAGGGCGCGTTCTACGGCCCCAAGATCGAATACCACATCAAGGACGCGCTGGGCCGTTCCTGGCAGTGCGGCACCCTGCAGCTGGACTTCATGCTGCCGGAGCGTCTGGACGCCGAATACGTGGCCGACGACAACAGCCGCAAGCGCCCGGTGATGCTGCACCGCGCGGCGCTGGGTTCGCTGGAGCGCTTCCTCGGCATCCTGATCGAAAACCACGCCGGCGCCTTCCCCTTGTGGCTGGCTCCGGTGCAGATGGTGGTGATGAATATCACCGAAGCGCAGGCCGAATACGCGGCCAATGTGGCCGCCAAACTGCGCGAACAAGGCTTCCGCGTTGATCTTGACTTGAGAAACGAGAAGATCGGCTATAAAATTCGCGAGCACAGTCTGCAAAAGTTGCCGTATCAGATCATCGTCGGCGACAAGGAGAAGGCTGGCGAGTTGGTTGCCGTACGCTCCCGCGGGGAAGACCTGGGGCAGCTTACGCTGGATGCGCTGATTGCGCGCCTCAAGGCTGAGATGCCTGGGGCCTGA
- the secD gene encoding protein translocase subunit SecD: MNRYPLWKYLVIAVALILSAIYTLPNFYGETPAVQVSSSRQSIPVDTAVMTRVEEALKAQNISPDGLFLDGTSLRVRFKDADTQLKARDAIQHALGDNYIIALNLLSASPAWLTSLKAHPMFLGLDLRGGVHFLLEVDMKAAIDKTMERYAGDLRRELKNKKVRYGAIKRNGNTLEVQLRDADTLKATQDVVYRSLPSLTVKSDDGNYRLTLTLKPEEITKIQGDAVKQNITTLHNRVNELGTSEPIIQQNGPNRIVVQLPGIQDTARAKDIIGRTATLEVRMVEDDPSKMADAMAGNVPAGYELLDEASSRGVQKILVRKDVELTGDNINDAQAGFDENGAPAVHINLDSAGASIFRQVTAENIGRRMAMVLVEKGRAEVVTAPVIRSEIGGGRVQISGSMNPAEANDTALLLRAGSLAAPMNIVEERTVGPSLGQENIEKGFHATLWGFAAIATFMVLYYGMFGVFSALSLAINVFLLLALLSMIQATLTLPGIAAIALALGMAIDANVLINERIREELRNGVPPHSAIQAGYTHAWHTILDSNVTTLIAGLALLIFGSGAVRGFAVVHSLGILTSMFSAVVISRGLVNLWYGRRRKLTTLAIGQVWKPENKG, translated from the coding sequence ATGAACCGCTACCCTCTTTGGAAATACCTCGTCATTGCGGTGGCCCTGATCCTTTCCGCGATCTACACGCTGCCCAATTTCTACGGCGAGACTCCCGCGGTCCAGGTCTCCAGCTCGCGCCAATCCATTCCGGTGGACACCGCCGTGATGACGCGCGTGGAAGAGGCGCTGAAAGCGCAGAACATCTCTCCCGACGGCCTGTTCCTCGACGGAACCAGCCTGCGAGTCCGCTTCAAGGACGCCGACACCCAGCTCAAGGCGCGCGACGCCATCCAGCACGCGCTGGGCGACAACTACATCATCGCGCTTAATCTGCTGTCCGCCTCCCCCGCCTGGCTGACCAGCCTGAAGGCGCACCCGATGTTCCTCGGCCTCGACCTGCGCGGCGGCGTGCACTTCCTGCTGGAAGTGGACATGAAGGCCGCCATCGACAAGACGATGGAACGCTACGCCGGCGACTTGCGCCGCGAGCTGAAGAACAAGAAAGTCCGCTACGGCGCGATCAAGCGCAACGGCAATACGCTGGAAGTGCAGCTGCGCGACGCCGACACGCTCAAGGCCACTCAGGACGTGGTCTACCGCAGCCTGCCCTCGCTCACCGTCAAGAGCGACGACGGCAACTACCGGCTGACGCTGACCCTGAAGCCGGAAGAGATCACCAAGATCCAGGGCGACGCGGTCAAACAGAACATCACCACGCTGCATAACCGCGTCAATGAGCTGGGCACCTCCGAGCCCATCATTCAGCAGAACGGCCCCAACCGCATCGTGGTGCAGCTGCCCGGCATCCAGGACACCGCCCGCGCCAAGGACATCATCGGCCGCACCGCCACGCTGGAAGTGCGCATGGTGGAAGACGACCCGAGCAAGATGGCCGACGCGATGGCCGGCAACGTGCCGGCCGGCTACGAGCTGCTGGACGAAGCCTCTTCCCGCGGCGTGCAGAAGATTCTGGTGCGCAAGGACGTTGAACTGACCGGCGACAATATCAACGACGCCCAGGCCGGCTTCGACGAAAACGGCGCGCCCGCCGTCCACATCAATCTGGACTCCGCCGGCGCCTCCATCTTCCGTCAGGTGACCGCCGAGAACATCGGCCGCCGCATGGCGATGGTGCTGGTGGAAAAAGGCCGCGCCGAAGTGGTGACCGCTCCGGTGATCCGCTCCGAAATCGGCGGCGGCCGCGTGCAGATCTCCGGCAGCATGAACCCGGCAGAAGCCAACGACACCGCCCTGCTCTTGCGCGCCGGTTCGCTGGCCGCGCCGATGAACATCGTCGAAGAACGCACCGTAGGCCCGAGCCTGGGTCAGGAAAACATCGAGAAAGGCTTCCACGCCACGCTGTGGGGCTTTGCCGCCATCGCCACCTTCATGGTCCTGTACTACGGCATGTTCGGCGTGTTCTCCGCGCTGTCGCTGGCGATCAACGTCTTCCTGCTGCTGGCGCTCTTGTCCATGATCCAGGCCACGCTGACCCTGCCCGGCATCGCCGCCATCGCGCTGGCGCTGGGCATGGCCATCGACGCCAACGTGCTGATCAACGAGCGCATCCGCGAGGAGCTGCGCAACGGCGTGCCGCCGCATTCGGCGATCCAGGCCGGTTACACCCACGCCTGGCACACCATTCTGGACTCCAACGTCACCACGCTGATCGCCGGCCTCGCGCTGCTGATCTTCGGCTCCGGCGCGGTGCGCGGCTTCGCCGTGGTGCACAGCCTGGGCATCCTGACCTCGATGTTCTCCGCGGTGGTGATTTCCCGCGGCCTGGTCAACCTGTGGTACGGCCGCCGCCGCAAACTGACCACGCTGGCCATCGGCCAGGTGTGGAAACCGGAAAACAAAGGATAA
- a CDS encoding DedA family protein: MEAITFLIDFILHIDTHLSQLVAAYGPWIYAILFLIVFCETGLVVTPFLPGDSLLFVAGALAAMGQMNPHLLVLLLIVAAILGDATNYAIGRNVGMKLFDKFPRILKPQYLDRTHAFYERHGGKTIIFARFVPIVRTFAPFVAGIGKMHYPQFLRYNVVGAIAWVVGFTYAGYFFGNLPFVRKNLELLIFGIILVSFLPGLIEIWRHKRAAARG, encoded by the coding sequence ATGGAAGCCATCACTTTTCTGATCGACTTCATCCTGCACATCGACACTCATCTGTCCCAGCTGGTGGCCGCCTACGGCCCTTGGATTTACGCCATTCTGTTTCTGATCGTGTTCTGCGAAACCGGACTGGTGGTCACCCCCTTCCTGCCCGGCGACTCGCTGCTCTTCGTCGCCGGCGCGCTGGCGGCCATGGGCCAGATGAACCCGCACTTGCTGGTGCTGCTCCTGATCGTCGCCGCCATCCTCGGCGACGCGACCAATTACGCCATCGGCCGCAACGTCGGCATGAAGCTGTTCGACAAGTTTCCGCGCATCCTGAAGCCGCAATACCTGGACCGCACCCACGCCTTCTACGAACGCCATGGCGGCAAAACCATCATCTTCGCCCGCTTCGTGCCCATCGTGCGCACCTTCGCGCCCTTCGTCGCCGGCATCGGCAAGATGCACTACCCGCAGTTCCTGCGCTACAACGTGGTGGGCGCCATCGCCTGGGTGGTCGGCTTCACTTACGCCGGCTACTTCTTCGGCAACCTGCCCTTCGTGCGCAAGAACCTGGAATTGCTGATTTTCGGCATCATCCTGGTGTCCTTCCTGCCGGGATTGATTGAAATCTGGCGCCACAAGCGCGCGGCCGCCCGCGGCTGA
- the secF gene encoding protein translocase subunit SecF — protein MELFRIKRDIPFMSYGRLTTTISLVTFILAIFFLATRGLNYSVEFTGGTVLEVQYQQSADLGAIRDKVDELKLGESTVQSLGSSRDVMIRLPNKPGVTSAQLSEKVMAMLKAGDPQVQLRKVDFVGPSVGEELVTHGLTATILVCVGIMIYLAIRFEWRFAIAAIIANMHDVVIILGCFAFFRWEFSLTVLAGILAVLGYSVNESVVVFDRIRENFRKPGMKGHSVAEVIDNAITATMSRTIITHFSTEMMVVSMLLFGGPALHGFAMALTIGIVFGIYSSVLVASPIALWLGVKREHMIKPVKPKEEAVV, from the coding sequence ATGGAGCTTTTCCGCATCAAACGGGACATCCCGTTCATGAGCTACGGCCGGCTCACCACGACCATCTCGCTGGTGACCTTCATCCTGGCCATCTTCTTCCTGGCTACCCGCGGCCTGAACTACAGCGTGGAATTCACCGGCGGCACCGTGCTGGAAGTGCAGTACCAGCAGTCCGCCGACCTGGGCGCCATCCGCGACAAGGTGGACGAGCTCAAGCTGGGCGAGTCCACGGTGCAGAGCCTGGGCAGCAGCCGCGACGTGATGATACGCCTGCCCAACAAGCCGGGCGTCACCTCCGCCCAGCTGTCGGAAAAAGTGATGGCCATGCTCAAGGCCGGCGATCCTCAAGTGCAACTGCGCAAAGTGGACTTCGTCGGCCCCAGCGTGGGCGAGGAACTGGTGACCCACGGTCTGACCGCCACCATCCTGGTGTGCGTGGGCATCATGATCTACCTGGCCATCCGCTTTGAATGGCGTTTCGCCATCGCGGCCATCATCGCCAACATGCACGACGTGGTGATCATCCTGGGCTGCTTCGCCTTCTTCCGCTGGGAGTTTTCGCTGACCGTGCTGGCCGGCATCCTGGCGGTGCTGGGCTACTCGGTGAACGAATCGGTGGTGGTGTTCGACCGGATTCGCGAGAACTTCCGCAAGCCGGGCATGAAGGGCCACAGCGTGGCCGAAGTCATCGACAACGCCATCACTGCCACGATGAGCCGCACCATCATCACCCACTTCTCCACCGAGATGATGGTGGTGTCCATGCTGCTGTTCGGCGGCCCGGCGCTGCACGGCTTCGCGATGGCGCTGACCATCGGCATCGTGTTCGGCATTTACTCCTCGGTGCTGGTCGCCAGCCCGATCGCCCTGTGGCTGGGCGTGAAGCGCGAACATATGATCAAGCCGGTGAAACCAAAAGAAGAAGCGGTCGTCTGA